In Chelmon rostratus isolate fCheRos1 chromosome 9, fCheRos1.pri, whole genome shotgun sequence, the following proteins share a genomic window:
- the LOC121611515 gene encoding E3 ubiquitin-protein ligase XIAP codes for MCDLRQDSNLETDHSDDFSLMHSRLDSFRGSSLAQQVSAERLARAGFYFTGHADRVRCFSCQKTVENWHRGDTPVERHKEVSPSCKFLRCTHRTSFNPISDTPLTDGSTYNEEAEDMEYRLRTGEVVDESTYPMAPHMRSEEARLQTFSSWPCNAPVRPRDLSQAGLYYLGESDRVQCFCCGGMLGGWEAGDTAWGEHTKHFPYCFFILGHDVGNIPFQGGTEEEERGSRQHASTHVPMESFEERLSSFAGGQHIIDPERLARAGFYSTGTADRVLCFCCGGGLKGWQPEEDPWEEHAKHYPGCSFLLAEKGQEFVNSIQLQDPRRNRATSSHQNGFSGDRNEVLRSAMAQKAIEMGLEPGVVERTTLEKISRTGSGYSSLEALMEDCLNNTPESDAPETQEQDEDPLEKLRKLQREKQCKICMDRDICIVFIPCGHLVTCKECSVSLIKCPICCGAITQKIKTYVS; via the exons ATGTGTGATCTTAGACAAGACAGCAATTTGGAGACAGACCATTCGGATGATTTTTCCCTGATGCACAGTCGACTGGACTCGTTCCGTGGCTCCAGCCTTGCCCAGCAGGTGTCAGCAGAAAGACTGGCCCGGGCCGGCTTCTACTTCACTGGCCATGCTGATCGTGTGCGCTGTTTCAGCTGCCAGAAGACTGTGGAAAACTGGCACAGGGGAGACACACCTGTAGAGAGGCATAAGGAG GTTTCCCCATCATGCAAATTTCTTAGATGCACCCACCGCACCAGTTTTAACCCGATTTCTGATACTCCACTGACTGACGGTTCCACCTATAATGAAGAAGCAGAGGACATGGAATATCGTTTGAGAACGGGAGAGGTAGTTGATGAATCCACCTACCCAATGGCCCCTCACATGAGGAGTGAGGAGGCCCGGCTTCAGACCTTCTCTTCTTGGCCCTGTAATGCTCCCGTGAGACCCCGAGATCTGTCCCAAGCTGGCCTCTACTACTTAGGGGAGAGCGACCGAgtgcagtgtttctgctgtggtGGCATGCTGGGTGGCTGGGAAGCAGGTGACACTGCCTGGGGAGAGCACACCAAACACTTTCCCTACTGCTTCTTCATCCTTGGACACGATGTGGGCAACATCCCATTCCAGGGGggtacagaggaggaggagcgtgGCAGCAGACAACATGCAAGCACTCATGTCCCTATGGAGAGCTTTGAGGAGAGGCTCAGTAGCTTTGCAGGTGGCCAGCACATAATAGACCCAGAGAGGCTTGCCAGAGCTGGCTTCTACAGCACAG GGACAGCAGACAGggtgctgtgtttctgctgtggtGGAGGTTTGAAAGGCTGGCAGCCTGAGGAAGACCCTTGGGAAGAACATGCCAAACACTACCCTGG ATGCAGCTTCCTGTTGGCAGAAAAAGGACAAGAATTTGTCAACAGCATCCAGCTACAAGACCCACGACGAAATAGAGCT ACCTCAAGTCATCAGAATGGATTTTCAGGAGACAGGAATG AGGTGCTGCGCTCTGCCATGGCTCAGAAGGCCATAGAGATGGGTCTGGAGCCCGGTGTGGTGGAAAGGACCACCTTAGAGAAAATCAGTAGAACAGGCTCGGGCTACTCCAGCCTGGAGGCACTTATGGAGGACTGTCTTAACAACACACCGGAGAGTGATGCTCCCGAGACACAGGAGCAAG ATGAGGACCCACTGGAGAAACTACggaagctgcagagggagaaacaaTGCAAAATATGTATGGACAGAgatatttgtattgttttcatcCCATGTGGTCATCTGGTCACTTGTAAGGAGTGTTCAGTGTCGCTCATCAAGTGTCCAATCTGCTGTGGCGCCATAACACAGAAGATCAAGACCTACGTTTCTTAA
- the psmd10 gene encoding 26S proteasome non-ATPase regulatory subunit 10: MEGSVSNVEVCNFAYTGQFEKLKQCILSDKTLACKTDQDCRTALHWACSAGHTDIVEFLLDLGVEVNLQDDASWTPLHIAASAGREDIVRSLISKGAQLNSVNQNGCTPLHYAASKDRYEIALMLLENGADPNATDKLESTPLHRASAKGNYRLIQLLLKQSASTNIQDSQGNTPLHLACDEERVEAAKLLVEHGASIYIENKEEKTPLQLAKGGLGNLLQRIVEG, from the exons ATGGAGGGTTCTGTGTCAAATGTGGAGGTCTGTAATTTTGCGTACACGGGGCAGTTTGAGAAATTAAAACAGTGCATTCTGTCAGATAAAACGCTTGCTTGCAAAACGGACCAG GACTGTAGAACCGCCCTGCACTGGGCTTGTTCTGCCGGCCACACGGACATTGTGGAGTTCCTGCTTGACCTGGGAGTTGAAGTGAATCTTCAGGATGAT GCTTCGTGGACCCCTCTTCACATTGCAGCGTCTGCAGGCAGGGAAGACATAGTGAGATCTTTAATATCCAAAGGGGCTCAGCTGAATTCAGTCAATCAAAATGGATGCACCCCTCTGCACTATGCAGCCTCAAAGGACAGATATGAG ATTGCCCTGATGTTGTTGGAAAACGGAGCAGACCCCAATGCCACCGACAAGTTGGAGTCCACTCCCCTTCACAGGGCGTCTGCCAAGGGCAACTACCGCCTCATCCAGCTGCTTCTCAAACAGAGTGCCTCAACCAACATCCAGGACTCGCAGGGCAACACACCCCT CCACCTGGCGTGCGATGAAGAGCGTGTGGAAGCAGCCAAGTTGCTGGTGGAACATGGTGCCAGCATCTACATTgagaacaaagaggagaagacCCCCCTCCAGTTAGCTAAGGGCGGTCTGGGAAACTTACTCCAGCGGATTGTGGAGGGATGA
- the nxt2 gene encoding NTF2-related export protein 2, with protein sequence MANTLDFRTHVDQSCRYSEEFVNIYYDCMDKKRRNLTRLYLDKATLVWNGNAVSGQDALGEFFESLPSSEFQVHTLDCQPVHEQATQGQTTLLVVTGGTVKFEGNKQRFFNQNFLLTAQATPNNDQPVWKIASDCFRFQDWNS encoded by the exons ATGGCAAACACGCTG GATTTCAGGACCCACGTCGACCAGTCATGCAGATATTCAGAAGAATTTGTCAACATTTATTACGACTGCATGGATAAGAAAAGGAGG AACTTGACCCGGCTGTACCTGGACAAGGCAACCCTGGTGTGGAATGGGAATGCAGTGTCCGGACAGGATGCTCTGGGCGAGTTTTTTGAGTCACTGCCTTCGAGCGAGTTCCAGGTCCACACGCTGGATTGTCAGCCAGTTCACG AACAAGCAACTCAAGGCCAAACTACACTGCTCGTGGTGACTGGTGGGACAGTCAAGTTTGAAGGGAACAAACAGCGTTTCTTCAACCAGAACTTTCTTTTGACAGCTCAGGCTACACCCAACAATGACCAGCCTGTCTGGAAGATTGCAAGTGACTGTTTCAGATTTCAAGACTGGAATAGCTGA